In Georgenia soli, a genomic segment contains:
- the galT gene encoding galactose-1-phosphate uridylyltransferase, with translation MSAGAARVRRTSTRLADGRELIYFDDSEPYVSGAATRRLDDPRPLPDRFADVVDEDGTARPVTAPEMRYDVLTGEWVPMAAHRMNRTFLPSAETNPLAPARPGAAYSDGEIPATDYDVVVFENRFPSLVAVPGVPDEVRYLDGEPLWPTRPAAGRCEVICFSPDPAGSLAGVGTRRMRTVIEAWADRTARLGALDGVEQVFCFENRGKEIGVTLHHPHGQIYAYPYLTPRTATMLRQARAHRERTGRNLLRDVLEAELRSGRRVVAESEHWAAYVPAAARWPVEVHVAPRRDVPDLPALTDPERSDLARLYLRVLQAGDRFFTWPEDSPRAGEPIPLPYVAGWHQAPVREGRDDLRLHLQLFSVLRAPGKLKYLAGSESGMGAWVSDTTPERIADRWRDVMADDVKEPGA, from the coding sequence GTGAGCGCCGGCGCGGCGCGCGTGCGCCGCACCTCCACCAGGCTGGCGGACGGGCGCGAGCTCATCTACTTCGACGACTCCGAGCCCTACGTCTCCGGCGCGGCCACCCGCCGCCTGGACGACCCGCGCCCGCTGCCGGACCGGTTCGCCGACGTGGTGGACGAGGACGGCACCGCGCGCCCCGTGACCGCGCCCGAGATGCGCTACGACGTCCTCACCGGCGAGTGGGTGCCGATGGCCGCCCACCGGATGAACCGGACCTTCCTCCCCTCGGCCGAGACCAACCCGCTGGCCCCCGCCCGCCCCGGGGCCGCGTACTCGGACGGCGAGATCCCCGCCACCGACTACGACGTCGTGGTGTTCGAGAACCGCTTCCCCTCGCTCGTCGCCGTGCCCGGCGTGCCCGACGAGGTCAGGTACCTCGACGGCGAGCCGCTCTGGCCGACCCGGCCGGCGGCCGGGCGCTGCGAGGTCATCTGCTTCTCCCCCGACCCGGCCGGGTCGCTCGCCGGCGTCGGCACCCGCCGGATGCGCACCGTCATCGAGGCGTGGGCCGACCGCACCGCGCGCCTCGGTGCCCTGGACGGCGTCGAGCAGGTCTTCTGCTTCGAGAACCGGGGCAAGGAGATCGGGGTGACGCTCCACCACCCGCACGGGCAGATCTACGCCTACCCCTACCTCACCCCGCGCACGGCCACGATGCTGCGCCAGGCCCGCGCGCACCGCGAGCGCACCGGCCGCAACCTGCTGCGCGACGTGCTCGAGGCGGAGCTGCGCTCGGGGCGGCGGGTCGTCGCCGAGTCGGAGCACTGGGCCGCGTACGTCCCCGCCGCGGCCCGCTGGCCCGTCGAGGTGCACGTGGCGCCGCGGCGGGACGTCCCCGACCTGCCCGCGCTGACGGACCCGGAGCGCTCCGACCTGGCCCGGCTGTACCTGCGCGTGCTGCAGGCGGGCGACCGCTTCTTCACCTGGCCGGAGGACTCCCCGCGGGCCGGGGAGCCGATCCCGCTGCCGTACGTCGCCGGGTGGCACCAGGCGCCCGTGCGCGAGGGCCGGGACGACCTGCGTCTGCACCTGCAGCTGTTCTCGGTCCTGCGGGCGCCGGGGAAGCTGAAGTACCTGGCCGGCTCGGAGTCCGGCATGGGCGCGTGGGTCTCCGACACCACCCCGGAACGGATCGCGGACCGCTGGCGCGACGTGATGGCCGACGACGTCAAGGAGCCGGGCGCGTGA
- a CDS encoding ABC transporter ATP-binding protein: protein MKLELRGITKTFGSLVANDHIDLVVEPGEIHALLGENGAGKSTLMNVLYGLYQPDDGQILLDDRAVTFSGPGDAVAAGIGMVHQHFMLVPVFTVAESLALGYEPVGAAGLIKVDEARRRVKEISDRFGFDVDPDAYVEDLPVGAQQRVEIIKALSRDAEVLILDEPTAVLTPQETDELIEIMRQLKASGTSIVFITHKLREVRAVADRITVIRRGKVVGEASPTSTETELASLMVGRSVSLGVDKESAQEGQESFVVSDLTVLDPAGKTMVDRISFSVRRGEILAVAGVQGNGQTELTETILGLTEPVSGSVTLDGEELTGRSVKDRLRAGVGFVPEDRSTDGIISSFSVAENLVLDLYDTEPYASGLAMSPAVVRENAARRAEEFDIRLTSTADPISTLSGGNQQKVVIAREMSRPLRLLVASQPTRGLDVGSIEFMHRRIVEERDKGTPVVIVSTELDEVLALADRIAVMYRGRIVGIVDAGTDRDVLGLMMAGVPLEEAQAQAAEHRTTLAAADAAAEQEGTL from the coding sequence GTGAAGCTAGAACTGCGCGGGATCACCAAGACCTTCGGGTCCCTGGTCGCGAACGACCACATCGACCTGGTGGTCGAGCCGGGCGAGATCCACGCCCTGCTCGGCGAGAACGGCGCCGGCAAGAGCACCCTGATGAACGTGCTCTACGGGCTGTACCAGCCCGACGACGGGCAGATCCTGCTGGACGACAGGGCGGTCACCTTCTCCGGGCCCGGCGACGCCGTCGCCGCCGGCATCGGCATGGTGCACCAGCACTTCATGCTCGTCCCGGTCTTCACCGTCGCCGAGTCCCTCGCCCTGGGTTACGAGCCCGTCGGCGCGGCCGGCCTGATCAAGGTCGACGAGGCCCGCCGCCGGGTGAAGGAGATCTCCGACCGCTTCGGGTTCGACGTCGACCCCGACGCCTACGTCGAGGACCTGCCCGTGGGGGCCCAGCAGCGGGTCGAGATCATCAAGGCGCTCTCCCGCGACGCCGAGGTCCTCATCCTCGACGAGCCCACGGCGGTCCTGACCCCGCAGGAGACCGACGAGCTCATCGAGATCATGCGCCAGCTTAAGGCCAGCGGCACCTCGATCGTCTTCATCACCCACAAGCTCCGCGAGGTGCGCGCCGTCGCCGACCGCATCACCGTGATCCGCCGCGGCAAGGTGGTCGGCGAGGCCAGCCCCACCTCCACCGAGACCGAGCTGGCCTCGCTCATGGTCGGCCGCTCGGTGAGTCTCGGCGTGGACAAGGAATCGGCGCAGGAGGGGCAGGAGTCCTTCGTCGTCTCGGACCTCACCGTGCTCGACCCCGCCGGCAAGACCATGGTCGACCGGATCAGCTTCTCGGTCCGCCGGGGCGAGATCCTCGCCGTCGCCGGCGTCCAGGGCAACGGCCAGACCGAGCTCACCGAGACGATCCTCGGGCTCACCGAACCGGTGTCCGGGTCGGTCACGCTCGACGGCGAGGAGCTCACCGGCAGGTCGGTCAAGGACCGGCTGCGCGCCGGCGTCGGCTTCGTGCCCGAGGACCGGTCCACGGACGGCATCATCTCCTCCTTCTCCGTGGCGGAGAACCTGGTCCTGGACCTGTACGACACCGAGCCTTACGCCTCCGGCCTCGCGATGAGCCCGGCGGTGGTGCGCGAGAACGCCGCGCGGCGGGCCGAGGAGTTCGACATCCGGCTGACCTCGACAGCGGACCCGATCTCCACCCTCTCCGGCGGCAACCAGCAGAAGGTCGTCATCGCGCGCGAGATGTCGCGCCCGCTACGCCTGCTGGTGGCGTCGCAGCCCACGCGCGGGCTCGACGTCGGCTCCATCGAGTTCATGCACAGGCGGATCGTCGAGGAGCGCGACAAGGGCACCCCCGTGGTGATCGTCTCGACCGAGCTCGACGAGGTGCTGGCGCTCGCCGACCGCATCGCGGTGATGTACCGCGGCCGCATCGTCGGCATCGTCGACGCCGGCACCGACCGCGACGTGCTCGGCCTGATGATGGCCGGCGTGCCCCTCGAGGAGGCGCAGGCGCAGGCCGCCGAGCACAGGACCACCCTGGCCGCGGCCGACGCCGCTGCCGAGCAGGAGGGAACGTTGTGA
- a CDS encoding 2'-5' RNA ligase family protein, which yields MHLPERRAGQVRIGVSLQIPQPYSTWLQSVRARLRDPMAHAVPPHVTLLPPTVVDAEQMDEVTEHLAVIARRSSPFIMSLRGAGTFRPVSPVVFVNVVRGAEECAALESQVRTGPLAQDLRFPYHPHVTVAHELDDDVLDAAMEAVDGFEATYAQGSMRLYEHGDDGVWRSVARLVLSGPRVHGDPAARAGAPPATS from the coding sequence ATGCACCTGCCGGAACGTCGCGCGGGACAGGTCCGCATCGGGGTCTCGCTGCAGATCCCGCAGCCGTACTCGACCTGGTTGCAGTCGGTCCGCGCGCGCCTGCGCGACCCGATGGCGCACGCCGTGCCGCCGCACGTCACCCTCCTGCCGCCGACGGTCGTCGACGCCGAGCAGATGGACGAGGTCACCGAGCACCTCGCCGTCATCGCCCGCCGCAGCAGCCCGTTCATCATGTCCCTGCGGGGCGCAGGCACGTTCCGCCCGGTCAGCCCCGTCGTCTTCGTCAACGTCGTGCGCGGCGCCGAGGAGTGCGCCGCCCTCGAGAGCCAGGTGCGCACCGGGCCGCTGGCCCAGGACCTCCGCTTCCCGTACCACCCGCACGTCACCGTGGCCCACGAGCTCGACGACGACGTGCTGGACGCGGCGATGGAGGCGGTGGACGGCTTCGAGGCGACCTACGCCCAGGGCAGCATGCGCCTGTACGAGCACGGTGACGACGGCGTCTGGCGCAGCGTCGCCCGGCTCGTGCTCTCCGGCCCGCGGGTGCACGGCGACCCCGCCGCCCGGGCCGGGGCCCCGCCCGCGACCTCGTAG
- a CDS encoding ABC transporter permease has product MTDPVNEAPQTAAQPGDVVAQGEQVPAPQDAPGTAVPGGGAGDDGAPEETRTQQFFREFLSGSWLVSALAIVVALFVGGVLIALADSRVQETAAYLFARPGDFFRAAWDTVYGAYRAMFRGAVYDFQADTFSRSVRPLTETLVFATPLILAGLGLAVGFRAALFNIGAQGQIVLGGIFGAFIGFTFDLPVVVHVTLAAIGAALGGAIWAGIAGVLKARTGANEVIVTIMLNNIAVYLIAYLLTTQAFRLPNSPFPKSPDVPSDSAAYPLLLGPSFRLHAGFLLAIAATVLVWWLLERSTIGFEIRAAGSNPSAARTAGISVNRVVVLTMVISGALCGLAGSAQVLGTERALTAGVAASYGFDAITVALLGRSRPFGTFVAGLLFGALRAGGVLMQSTTQTPIDIILVVQSIIVLLIAAPPLVRAIFRLPAPGARPRGARTPVAKEAAA; this is encoded by the coding sequence GTGACAGACCCCGTCAACGAGGCCCCGCAGACCGCCGCCCAGCCGGGCGACGTCGTCGCGCAGGGCGAGCAGGTCCCGGCGCCCCAGGACGCGCCGGGGACCGCCGTGCCGGGCGGCGGGGCCGGCGACGACGGCGCACCCGAGGAGACCCGCACCCAGCAGTTCTTCCGGGAGTTCCTCTCGGGCAGCTGGCTGGTCTCGGCGCTCGCGATCGTCGTCGCCCTCTTCGTCGGCGGCGTCCTCATCGCCCTGGCGGACTCTCGGGTGCAGGAGACCGCCGCCTACCTCTTCGCCCGGCCGGGCGACTTCTTCAGGGCCGCCTGGGACACGGTGTACGGCGCGTACCGGGCCATGTTCCGCGGCGCGGTCTACGACTTCCAGGCCGACACGTTCAGCCGCAGCGTCCGCCCGCTGACGGAGACCCTGGTGTTCGCGACGCCGCTGATCCTCGCCGGCCTCGGCCTGGCCGTCGGCTTCCGGGCCGCCCTGTTCAACATCGGCGCGCAGGGCCAGATCGTCCTCGGCGGCATCTTCGGCGCGTTCATCGGCTTCACGTTCGACCTGCCGGTCGTCGTGCACGTGACGCTGGCCGCGATCGGTGCCGCGCTCGGCGGGGCCATCTGGGCCGGCATCGCCGGCGTGCTGAAGGCCAGGACCGGCGCCAACGAGGTGATCGTCACGATCATGCTCAACAACATCGCCGTCTACCTCATCGCGTACCTCCTGACGACGCAGGCGTTCCGGCTCCCGAACTCGCCGTTCCCGAAGTCTCCGGACGTCCCGTCCGACTCCGCGGCCTACCCGCTCCTGCTGGGGCCCTCGTTCCGGCTCCACGCCGGGTTCCTGCTGGCGATCGCGGCCACCGTCCTCGTGTGGTGGCTGCTCGAGCGCTCGACGATCGGTTTCGAGATCCGTGCCGCGGGCTCCAACCCGAGCGCCGCGCGCACCGCGGGCATCTCGGTCAACCGGGTGGTCGTGCTGACCATGGTGATCTCCGGCGCCCTGTGCGGGCTCGCCGGCTCCGCCCAGGTCCTCGGCACGGAGCGCGCGCTGACCGCGGGCGTGGCCGCCAGCTACGGGTTCGACGCCATCACGGTGGCCCTGCTCGGCCGCTCCCGGCCGTTCGGCACGTTCGTCGCGGGCCTGCTGTTCGGTGCGCTCCGTGCCGGCGGCGTGCTCATGCAGTCCACCACCCAGACCCCGATCGACATCATCCTCGTGGTGCAGTCGATCATCGTGCTGCTGATCGCCGCGCCGCCGCTGGTGCGGGCGATCTTCCGGCTCCCGGCCCCGGGAGCCCGTCCGCGGGGTGCGCGCACCCCGGTCGCGAAGGAGGCGGCGGCATGA
- a CDS encoding amidohydrolase — translation MRPVPAPTGSAVARRVTAIVAGLEPELLQIRRHLHAHPETAWMEHETTAYVADRLRAAGLEPHPLKGTGLTVNIGADPRSQGRRRIGLRADLDALPVSESSGLPFASARDGYAHACGHDVHTTALLGAALTLKQLDDTGDLPVGVRCIFQPAEEVMPGGAVAVIDQGALDGVDQIYALHCDPKVPVGQVGSRIGAITAASDTVTITVTSDGGHTSRPHLTGDVVFALGQLITTLPAVLGRRMDPRAGVNLTWGAVHAGKAANAIPASGSVTGTIRCLDGREWHRAAKIVQEAVEHVTAPFDVEVELNYARGIPPVVNEERAVRVVDAAAKDVIGPDAVVLTEQSLGGEDFAWYLTRVPGALVRLGTRTPGGPAYDLHRGDIVFDERAIGIGARVLVRTALLAGDGKIGEGARTTTAAAASSS, via the coding sequence GTGCGACCTGTTCCTGCCCCGACCGGCTCGGCCGTCGCCCGGCGCGTCACCGCCATCGTCGCCGGGCTCGAGCCGGAGCTCCTCCAGATCCGCCGTCACCTGCACGCCCACCCCGAGACGGCGTGGATGGAGCACGAGACGACGGCGTACGTCGCCGACCGCCTCCGGGCCGCCGGCCTGGAGCCGCACCCGCTGAAGGGCACCGGTCTGACGGTGAACATCGGTGCCGACCCCCGTTCGCAGGGCCGCCGGCGCATCGGTCTGCGCGCGGACCTGGACGCCCTGCCGGTGTCCGAGAGCTCGGGGCTGCCGTTCGCCTCGGCGCGGGACGGGTACGCCCACGCCTGCGGTCACGACGTCCACACCACGGCGCTGCTGGGCGCCGCCCTCACGCTCAAGCAGCTCGACGACACCGGGGACCTGCCGGTCGGCGTCAGGTGCATCTTCCAGCCGGCGGAAGAGGTCATGCCGGGCGGTGCCGTCGCGGTGATCGACCAGGGGGCGCTCGACGGCGTGGACCAGATCTACGCCCTCCACTGCGACCCCAAGGTGCCCGTGGGCCAGGTCGGTTCGCGCATCGGCGCGATCACCGCCGCCTCCGACACCGTCACCATCACCGTCACCTCCGACGGCGGGCACACCTCCCGGCCGCACCTGACCGGCGACGTCGTCTTCGCCCTGGGGCAGCTCATCACGACGCTCCCGGCGGTGCTCGGCCGCCGCATGGACCCCCGCGCGGGCGTCAACCTCACCTGGGGGGCGGTGCACGCCGGCAAGGCGGCCAACGCCATCCCGGCCTCCGGGTCGGTGACCGGGACGATCCGGTGCCTGGACGGCCGCGAGTGGCACCGGGCCGCGAAGATCGTCCAGGAAGCGGTCGAGCACGTGACTGCCCCGTTCGACGTCGAGGTGGAGCTCAACTACGCCCGGGGCATCCCGCCGGTCGTCAACGAGGAGCGCGCCGTGCGTGTGGTCGACGCCGCCGCCAAGGACGTGATCGGCCCGGACGCCGTCGTCCTGACCGAGCAGTCGCTCGGCGGGGAGGACTTCGCCTGGTACCTCACCCGTGTACCCGGTGCCCTGGTGCGGCTCGGCACCCGCACCCCGGGCGGGCCCGCCTACGACCTCCACCGCGGCGACATCGTCTTCGACGAGCGCGCCATCGGCATCGGCGCCCGGGTGCTCGTCCGCACGGCGCTGCTCGCGGGCGACGGCAAGATCGGCGAGGGGGCGAGGACGACGACGGCGGCGGCCGCGTCGTCGTCCTGA
- a CDS encoding DeoR/GlpR family DNA-binding transcription regulator, with translation MVTEGVPLLARQRQDYILGQVAQHGGVRVAEVVEALGVSEMTVRRDITDLVARGLVDRVHGGAVAPAGAAEEPYFRTKESHHQAEKAAIGTLAASRVRPGDSVALTGGTTTLAVARALAALPHLGTLTVITNSLPAAQVLHEATEQARSESRAAPTVVLTGGERTRSDALVGPVAVDTLRTLRVEWAFLGAHGFDPEIGLMTPNLSEAATNAAMVASARTPVAVVDASKWGVLGLRTFCPVQDVAVLVTDADPGEATREAAERHGILLEVAGTAGGAQ, from the coding sequence ATGGTCACCGAAGGGGTCCCCCTGCTCGCCCGCCAGCGGCAGGACTACATCCTCGGCCAGGTCGCCCAGCACGGGGGCGTCCGCGTCGCGGAGGTGGTCGAGGCGCTGGGCGTCTCCGAGATGACGGTACGCCGCGACATCACCGACCTGGTGGCCCGGGGGCTGGTCGACCGGGTGCACGGCGGCGCCGTCGCCCCGGCCGGTGCCGCCGAGGAGCCGTACTTCCGGACCAAGGAGTCTCATCACCAGGCCGAGAAGGCTGCGATCGGGACCCTCGCGGCCTCACGGGTGCGGCCCGGCGACTCCGTCGCGCTCACGGGCGGGACGACGACGCTCGCCGTCGCCCGGGCGCTGGCCGCCCTGCCGCACCTCGGCACCCTCACCGTGATCACCAACTCCCTGCCCGCCGCCCAGGTGCTGCACGAGGCGACGGAGCAGGCGCGGTCCGAGTCCCGGGCCGCCCCGACCGTGGTCCTCACCGGCGGGGAGCGCACGCGGTCCGACGCCCTCGTGGGCCCCGTCGCGGTGGACACTCTCCGCACGCTCCGGGTGGAGTGGGCGTTCCTCGGCGCGCACGGCTTCGACCCGGAGATCGGACTGATGACCCCCAACCTCTCGGAGGCCGCCACCAACGCCGCGATGGTGGCCAGCGCCCGCACTCCGGTCGCCGTCGTCGACGCCTCGAAGTGGGGGGTGCTGGGCCTGCGGACGTTCTGCCCGGTCCAGGACGTCGCCGTCCTGGTCACCGACGCCGACCCCGGGGAGGCCACCCGCGAGGCCGCCGAGCGCCACGGCATCCTGCTCGAGGTCGCCGGGACCGCCGGGGGTGCGCAGTGA
- the galK gene encoding galactokinase produces the protein MTADLLPAWDDAAGAARVRHLFAGTFEGEPEGVWAAPGRVNVVGEHTDYNGGLCLPVALPHRTFVAAVARPGTRRLRLVSAQEPGPPREIDLDDVGPVGTAGEVHGWAAYVAGVLWALEAEGLAAGLPGLDVAVDSCVPAGAGLSSSAALECAVVVAVDELAGLGLAGSVDAPDDAGRARLAAACVRAENEIAGAPTGGMDQAAALRARAGHALLLDCRDGQVEHVPLDLTVSGLELLVTDTRAEHRLVDGQYARRREVCEEAARRLGVPDLRTVADAVMGGETTLDEVLSRLADSEERARVRHVVTEIERVRLLVARLRDDPAGPLRGWSLNRVAETLDASHESLRDDYEVSSPELDLAVAAARGAGAHGARMTGGGFGGSTIALVEADAAGAVTTAVADAFGRAGLAAPGFLHATASDPAGRVRG, from the coding sequence GTGACGGCCGACCTCCTGCCGGCCTGGGACGACGCAGCCGGGGCCGCCCGGGTCCGCCACCTGTTCGCCGGCACCTTCGAGGGCGAGCCCGAGGGCGTCTGGGCCGCCCCCGGGCGGGTCAACGTCGTCGGCGAGCACACCGACTACAACGGCGGGCTCTGCCTGCCGGTCGCGCTGCCGCACCGGACGTTCGTCGCCGCCGTGGCCCGGCCGGGAACCCGGCGCCTGCGGCTGGTGAGCGCGCAGGAGCCCGGGCCGCCGCGCGAGATCGACCTCGACGACGTCGGCCCGGTCGGCACGGCCGGGGAGGTCCACGGCTGGGCGGCGTACGTCGCCGGGGTGCTCTGGGCGCTCGAGGCGGAGGGTCTGGCAGCCGGCCTGCCGGGGCTGGACGTCGCCGTCGACTCGTGCGTCCCGGCCGGGGCGGGACTGAGCTCCTCGGCGGCGCTGGAGTGCGCCGTCGTCGTCGCGGTGGACGAGCTGGCCGGGCTCGGCCTGGCCGGGTCCGTGGACGCGCCCGACGACGCCGGCCGGGCCCGGCTGGCCGCGGCCTGCGTCCGGGCCGAGAACGAGATCGCCGGCGCCCCCACAGGGGGCATGGACCAGGCGGCCGCGCTGCGCGCCCGGGCGGGACACGCCCTGCTCCTCGACTGCCGGGACGGCCAGGTGGAGCACGTGCCGCTGGACCTGACGGTCTCGGGCCTGGAGCTGCTGGTGACGGACACCCGTGCGGAGCACCGGCTGGTGGACGGGCAGTACGCCCGCCGCCGGGAGGTGTGCGAGGAGGCGGCCCGCCGGCTCGGGGTCCCGGACCTGCGCACGGTCGCGGACGCCGTCATGGGCGGGGAGACCACCCTCGACGAGGTCCTGTCCCGGCTGGCGGACAGCGAGGAGCGCGCCCGGGTGCGGCACGTGGTCACCGAGATCGAGCGGGTCCGTCTCCTCGTCGCCCGCCTGCGCGACGACCCCGCCGGGCCGTTGCGCGGCTGGTCGCTCAACCGGGTGGCGGAGACGCTCGACGCCTCGCACGAGTCGCTGCGCGACGACTACGAGGTCTCCAGCCCCGAGCTCGACCTCGCGGTGGCCGCCGCGCGAGGGGCCGGGGCGCACGGGGCCCGCATGACGGGCGGCGGGTTCGGCGGGTCGACGATCGCCCTGGTGGAGGCGGACGCGGCCGGGGCGGTGACGACCGCCGTCGCGGACGCGTTCGGCCGGGCCGGCCTCGCCGCGCCCGGGTTCCTCCACGCGACGGCGTCGGACCCGGCGGGCCGCGTCCGGGGCTGA
- a CDS encoding BMP family lipoprotein, which yields MKKSIYATALAATAALALAACGAAPEEDSPAPGATGGAGTSAAGGDNADFLACVVSDQGGWDDQSFNQSAYEGLQAAVKDLGIKEADAESQSDAEYGPNVDSMVQQGCNLTIGVGFLLEDPIQQAAEKNPDTNFALIDSAFSGPDFAPVELDNAKPILFNTAEASYLAGYVAAAVSESGTVATFGGMQIPSVSIFMDGFVDGVAKYNEDNGADVQVLGWDKEAQNGSFTGDFENQANGQTLTEQFIAQGADVVMPVAGPVGLGAAAAAKAAGDVKIVGVDSDWYESTEYGDIVLTSVVKKIGQAVEDTITESVEGNFTNEPYVGTLENEGVGLAPFHDFDSQVPQEVKDAVAKLQEQIISGEIVVETKNAP from the coding sequence GTGAAGAAGAGCATCTACGCGACGGCGCTGGCGGCCACGGCCGCCCTCGCGCTCGCGGCCTGTGGCGCAGCCCCGGAGGAGGACTCGCCCGCACCGGGCGCCACCGGGGGCGCCGGGACGAGCGCGGCCGGGGGAGACAACGCCGACTTCCTCGCCTGCGTCGTCTCCGACCAGGGCGGCTGGGACGACCAGTCGTTCAACCAGTCCGCGTACGAGGGCCTCCAGGCCGCCGTCAAGGACCTCGGCATCAAGGAGGCGGACGCGGAGTCCCAGTCCGACGCCGAGTACGGCCCGAACGTGGACTCGATGGTCCAGCAGGGCTGCAACCTCACCATCGGCGTCGGCTTCCTCCTCGAGGACCCGATCCAGCAGGCCGCCGAGAAGAACCCGGACACGAACTTCGCGCTCATCGACTCGGCGTTCTCCGGTCCGGACTTCGCGCCGGTCGAGCTCGACAACGCCAAGCCGATCCTCTTCAACACCGCCGAGGCGTCCTACCTCGCGGGCTACGTCGCCGCCGCGGTGTCCGAGTCCGGCACCGTCGCCACCTTCGGCGGCATGCAGATCCCGTCGGTGTCCATCTTCATGGACGGCTTCGTCGACGGCGTCGCGAAGTACAACGAGGACAACGGCGCCGACGTCCAGGTCCTCGGCTGGGACAAGGAGGCCCAGAACGGCTCCTTCACCGGCGACTTCGAGAACCAGGCGAACGGCCAGACCCTGACCGAGCAGTTCATCGCCCAGGGCGCCGACGTCGTCATGCCGGTCGCCGGCCCGGTCGGCCTCGGTGCCGCCGCCGCCGCGAAGGCCGCGGGCGACGTCAAGATCGTCGGCGTCGACTCCGACTGGTACGAGTCCACCGAGTACGGCGACATCGTGCTGACCTCCGTGGTCAAGAAGATCGGCCAGGCGGTCGAGGACACCATCACCGAGTCCGTCGAGGGCAACTTCACCAACGAGCCGTACGTCGGCACCCTCGAGAACGAGGGCGTGGGCCTGGCCCCCTTCCACGACTTCGACAGCCAGGTGCCGCAGGAGGTCAAGGACGCGGTGGCCAAGCTCCAGGAGCAGATCATCTCGGGCGAGATCGTCGTGGAGACGAAGAACGCTCCGTGA
- a CDS encoding mannose-1-phosphate guanylyltransferase, whose translation MPETQPEPLHAIVPAGGAGTRLWPLSRRAAPKFLLDLTGSGRSLLQQTHDRLRPLTEGGGVVVVTGAAHAAAVLQQLPDLGEENLLAEPSPRDSMAAIALAAAVVRRRHGDVVVGSFAADHVIADTAAFGRAVREAVGVARAGYVVTIGIEADHPSTAFGYVRSGDPVRLPDGATAPTARQVRGFTEKPDAATAAEYLATGEYRWNAGMFVARADVLLDHLAAQRPELRAGIDEIADAWDTPARTAVLERVWPTLEKIAIDHAIAEPVAAEGGVAVVPAAMGWDDVGDFANLAGLLPSGEDGVRVLGDAGHVVADDAEGALVVPRAGRTVAVLGVPDLVVVDTPDALLVTTREHAQRVKGVVEGLGTARDHLR comes from the coding sequence ATGCCGGAGACCCAGCCCGAGCCGCTGCACGCCATCGTCCCCGCCGGCGGCGCCGGGACGCGCCTGTGGCCGCTCTCGCGCCGCGCCGCGCCGAAGTTCCTGCTCGACCTCACCGGCTCCGGCCGGTCCCTCCTGCAGCAGACCCACGACCGGCTCCGGCCCCTGACCGAGGGCGGAGGCGTCGTCGTGGTCACCGGGGCGGCGCACGCCGCCGCGGTCCTGCAGCAGCTGCCTGACCTGGGCGAGGAGAACCTGCTGGCCGAGCCGAGCCCCCGCGACTCCATGGCCGCGATCGCCCTGGCCGCCGCCGTCGTGCGCCGCCGTCACGGCGACGTGGTGGTCGGCTCCTTCGCCGCCGACCACGTCATCGCCGACACCGCCGCGTTCGGCCGCGCGGTGCGCGAGGCGGTGGGCGTCGCGCGCGCCGGCTACGTCGTCACCATCGGCATCGAGGCCGACCACCCCTCCACCGCCTTCGGGTACGTCCGCTCGGGCGACCCGGTCCGGCTTCCCGACGGCGCCACAGCGCCCACCGCCCGCCAGGTGCGCGGCTTCACCGAGAAGCCCGACGCCGCGACCGCGGCCGAGTACCTCGCGACGGGGGAGTACCGCTGGAACGCCGGCATGTTCGTCGCGCGCGCCGACGTGCTCCTCGACCACCTCGCCGCGCAGCGTCCCGAGCTGCGGGCCGGCATCGACGAGATCGCCGACGCCTGGGACACCCCCGCCCGCACCGCCGTGCTGGAGCGCGTGTGGCCGACGCTGGAGAAGATCGCCATCGACCACGCGATCGCCGAGCCGGTCGCCGCCGAGGGCGGCGTCGCCGTCGTCCCGGCGGCCATGGGCTGGGACGACGTCGGCGACTTCGCCAACCTCGCCGGCCTCCTGCCCTCCGGCGAGGACGGCGTCCGCGTGCTCGGTGACGCCGGCCACGTCGTGGCCGACGACGCCGAGGGAGCCCTGGTGGTGCCCCGGGCCGGGCGCACGGTCGCCGTGCTCGGGGTGCCGGACCTGGTCGTTGTCGACACGCCGGACGCCCTGCTCGTCACCACCCGCGAGCACGCCCAGCGCGTCAAGGGCGTGGTGGAGGGCCTCGGGACGGCCCGCGACCACCTGCGCTGA